The following coding sequences are from one Mytilus trossulus isolate FHL-02 chromosome 8, PNRI_Mtr1.1.1.hap1, whole genome shotgun sequence window:
- the LOC134681086 gene encoding uncharacterized protein LOC134681086, which translates to MLFQIADETESHSSDSMSDKDSLKAIRDFCKIHEPERKSVNSCGGSKQILPDRTSDWKLTHTNLLHVFYKNDYLLNPTDVLQTMQMLHELDEKQKQYVSCLQNFLKFDSNLHEFCHSPVLVKEKLDRLLPKRESLNELQTCNEVSVSTLKGDRFITALYRLHDKIQKQRRARYRLNEGMFTQLVLTLGEICSLEGERCSSGDESIWCNLRGCKRVISNPDCRFYKQGHLMNDNCAPVKPTTVVSIHEVKNAKKFEGLEHPEKKRKRKRFKRSHFSTEESESCSSSGISRWSSGQLLDISKEPIPEIIADLNVKVLGQHAGELLLDLHEYGLDDHISKLTSPGLIIDGTKVYFTLLEMSKSHYEKLCKNVELDETDRAIIYYSRPLDILHLESRNKLIENFVRLNNIY; encoded by the exons ATGCTTTTCCAGATTGCAGACGAGACAGAGTCGCATTCAAGCGATTCAATGTCTGATAAGGACAGTTTGAAAGCGATTCGTGATTTTTGTAAGATACATGAACCTGAGAGAAAATCTGTAAACAGTTGTGGAggttcaaaacaaattttaccTGATAGAACTTCAGACTGGAAATTAACACATACAAATCTCCTTCATGTTTTTTACAAGAATGATTACCTTCTAAATCCAACAGATGTATTACAAACTATGCAAATGTTACATGAACTtgacgaaaaacaaaaacaatatgtgTCTTGTCTGCAGAATTTTCTAAAGTTTGATTCAAATTTGCACGAATTTTGTCACAGTCCAGTTTTGGTAAAAGAGAAGCTTGACAGATTATTACCTAAACGAGAAAGTTTAAATGAACTTCAGACATGCAA TGAAGTATCTGTCAGCACATTGAAGGGTGATAGGTTTATCACTGCATTATATAGACTGCATGATAAAATTCAGAAACAGAGAAGGGCTCGTTACAGATTGAATGAAGGCATGTTTACTCAGTTAGTCCTTACACTTGGTGAAATATGTTCCTTGGAGGGGGA GCGGTGTTCAAGTGGAGATGAGTCTATTTGGTGTAATTTGAGAGGATGTAAGCGTGTCATTTCAAATCCAGATTGTCGTTTCTACAAACAGGGGCATTTAATGAATGATAATTGTGCACCAGTTAAGCCAACTACTGTTGTATCTATTCATGAG GTGAAAAATGCTAAGAAATTTGAAGGTTTAGAACatccagaaaaaaagagaaaaagaaagaGATTTAAAAGGTCACACTTTTCAACTGAAGAATCTGAATCTTGCTCATCGTCTGGTATATCTAGGTGGTCATCTGGACAGCTACTGGACATTTCAAAAGAACCAATACCAGAAATAATTGCTGATTTGAATGTGAAAGTTCTTGGACAGCATGCCGGTGAACTTCTGCTGGACCTTCATGAATATGGTTTAGATGACCACATATCAAAGCTGACATCACCAGGACTGATTATAGATGGCACCAAG gTATACTTTACTCTATTGGAAATGTCAAAGAGTCATTATGAAAAGCTGTGCAAGAATGTTGAACTTGATGAAACTGACAGAGCTATAATTTATTATTCCAGACCATTAGACATTTTACATCTTGAAAGTCGCAACAAACTGATAGAAAACTTTGTACGGTTAAACAACATTTATTAA